The Paenibacillus macerans genome includes a window with the following:
- a CDS encoding M20/M25/M40 family metallo-hydrolase, whose protein sequence is MFFKQQYEEIAKIGKTIFDHPELGYKEFSTSALVSDYLRKVNPDASLETFSTTGIKTTLGPGKPLHIAFIAELDAVYAPTHWRADEETGAAHNCGHYTQVAIALAMYNYFFTTKAYEGYNYTLSFVFVPAEEYLDLAYREELLKQGKISYYGGKPEAMKLGVFDGIDIGICVHAMGGEYPRRTIEINCDLAGFLYKKYSFKGKASHAGFDPFSGNNAYSMSTLFNVALGLCRQQLKDAEKVRMNPIVMSSDMSTNVIPNQITVGTDLRTQTVDYMTEVAAKMDDAAKGSALALQGEVAIETQMGYLPFVQDRYLSEFVLEAFRETGEISDCLNNNAISAAGDIGDLSFMIPCIQIGYSGFTGTIHGDDFKDIDPEFIYAVFPEFLTRVFERMNGRIDPSKLYRRSFADYEKLLASIVTPS, encoded by the coding sequence GAAGAGATCGCCAAAATCGGAAAAACGATTTTCGACCATCCCGAGCTGGGTTACAAGGAGTTCTCAACAAGCGCATTGGTGTCGGATTATTTGCGGAAAGTGAACCCCGACGCCTCCCTGGAAACGTTCAGCACCACCGGTATCAAAACGACGCTCGGACCGGGCAAGCCGTTACATATCGCATTTATCGCCGAGTTGGACGCCGTTTACGCGCCGACTCACTGGCGGGCGGACGAAGAGACCGGGGCGGCCCATAACTGCGGCCATTATACGCAAGTGGCCATCGCGCTCGCCATGTACAACTATTTCTTTACGACGAAAGCGTATGAGGGGTATAATTATACACTTTCGTTCGTTTTTGTGCCTGCCGAGGAATATCTTGATCTGGCTTACCGGGAAGAACTGCTGAAGCAGGGGAAAATCTCCTATTACGGCGGAAAACCGGAAGCGATGAAGCTGGGCGTCTTTGACGGCATCGATATCGGGATCTGCGTTCACGCCATGGGCGGGGAATACCCGCGGCGGACGATTGAGATCAATTGCGATTTGGCCGGATTTTTGTACAAGAAGTACAGCTTTAAGGGCAAGGCAAGCCACGCCGGATTTGATCCGTTTTCGGGAAACAACGCGTACAGCATGTCGACTTTGTTCAACGTGGCGCTGGGCCTATGCCGCCAGCAGCTCAAGGATGCGGAGAAGGTGCGCATGAACCCCATCGTGATGTCCTCCGATATGTCCACCAACGTCATACCGAACCAGATTACGGTCGGCACGGATCTGCGGACTCAAACCGTCGATTATATGACCGAGGTGGCCGCGAAAATGGACGACGCCGCCAAGGGCAGCGCGCTGGCGCTGCAGGGCGAGGTCGCCATCGAGACACAGATGGGGTATTTGCCGTTCGTGCAGGACCGGTATTTATCGGAATTCGTGCTGGAAGCGTTCCGCGAAACCGGAGAAATCAGCGATTGTCTGAACAATAACGCGATCAGCGCGGCCGGCGACATCGGCGATTTATCCTTTATGATCCCCTGCATCCAGATCGGGTACAGCGGTTTTACGGGAACAATCCATGGGGACGACTTTAAGGACATCGACCCGGAATTCATTTACGCCGTATTCCCCGAATTTTTGACTCGGGTGTTTGAACGCATGAACGGGCGTATCGACCCCAGCAAGCTGTACCGCCGTTCTTTCGCCGATTACGAGAAGCTGCTGGCTTCCATCGTGACGCCCTCTTGA